DNA sequence from the Bacteroidota bacterium genome:
CCGCGACCGCTTTAAATTAATGAATCCCGCATCAAACATGAAGGTTATCACTTCAATTGCAGGTCTTGTATATCTCGGGAAAGACTACTCGTTCAAAACAAAAATTGGTTACACCGGGAAGATAGAAAATTCAGTTCTGAATGGTGATGTTGTAATTGTGGGGTATGGTGACCCTGACTTCAAGATGGACAGTCTAAACAAATGCTATGACCTGCTAAGTGCTTTTGGTATAAAAGAGATAAAGGGAGATATTTTGCTTGATGTCTCATACAAGGATTCTCTTTTTTGGGGAGAGGGCTGGATGTGGGATGACGACGGCGCTGTAACTTCACCTTTTATGTCCGCACTTAATATTTACGGAAATACAGTAAAGGTTACCGTTTCGCCGGTTGCCGGAGGCGGAAGACCCCATGTCTCTGTTTATCCTGTAACCAGTTATTTTGAAATAGTGAATTCCGCTTCGATGACCAATGAAGGAACTGATTTAAGAGTCTGGCGTGATTACCTCGAGAGAACAAATAAAATATTCGTGAAGGGAAAAATGAGTTACGGTTCTCCGCCATCGGTATATATTTTTAATGTATGGCAGCCGGAATTCTATTTCGCAACACTTCTCAAAGAAAAGCTTGAGAGGGGTGGAATCAAGGTTTCAGGGAAAGCAAGAATTATCTACGGGGACTACAAAATGACTCAACTGTATGAGTTTCAACATCCCTATTCGAAATTGATCAATCAGTTGAATAAAAAAAGTGACAATCTTTATGCTGAAATGGTGCTTCTTGCGTTAGGTGGTATTTCAAGAAATAAAAATGTCTCCTTCGCCGATGGAAAAAAATATCAGGACATTATAATAAAGTGGGCAGGGAAGAATCCTGCAGATTACAGACTGTCCGACGGGTCCGGTGTTTCACGATACAATGTTGTCAGTGCATCTCTTCTACTGGCTCTAACCAATAAAATTTACGAAACAGGCGGTGAACTGTTCGATATTTACTACAAT
Encoded proteins:
- the dacB gene encoding D-alanyl-D-alanine carboxypeptidase/D-alanyl-D-alanine-endopeptidase encodes the protein MCLSFTRVSAQGEKFLSELNTILNDTFFTSCNAGIEVYNLSQKKPLFSRDRFKLMNPASNMKVITSIAGLVYLGKDYSFKTKIGYTGKIENSVLNGDVVIVGYGDPDFKMDSLNKCYDLLSAFGIKEIKGDILLDVSYKDSLFWGEGWMWDDDGAVTSPFMSALNIYGNTVKVTVSPVAGGGRPHVSVYPVTSYFEIVNSASMTNEGTDLRVWRDYLERTNKIFVKGKMSYGSPPSVYIFNVWQPEFYFATLLKEKLERGGIKVSGKARIIYGDYKMTQLYEFQHPYSKLINQLNKKSDNLYAEMVLLALGGISRNKNVSFADGKKYQDIIIKWAGKNPADYRLSDGSGVSRYNVVSASLLLALTNKIYETGGELFDIYYNSLPIAGVDGTLASRMKTGLCFNNLHAKTGTLSGVSSLTGYVRGKSGDMISFSIMMQNFPGSAAKARGFQDAICEIIAQNN